Proteins found in one Aethina tumida isolate Nest 87 chromosome 1, icAetTumi1.1, whole genome shotgun sequence genomic segment:
- the LOC126265428 gene encoding uncharacterized protein LOC126265428 gives MWHAAYDMWHAAYDMSRAAYDMWHAAYDMSRAAYDMSRAAYDMSRAAYDMSRAAYDMSRATYDMSRATYDMSRATYDMSPAAYDMWHAAYDMWHAAYDMSHAAYDMWHAAYDMSHAAYDMWHAAYDMSRATYDMSPTAYDMWHAAYDMWHAAYDMSRATYDMSRAAYDMWHAAYDMSRAAYDMSRAAYDMSRAAYDMSRAAYDMSRATYDMSRATYDMSRATYDMSPAAYDMWHAAYDMWHAAYDMSHAAYDMWHAAYDMSHAAYDMWHAAYDMSRAAYDMSRATYDMSPTAYDMWHAAYDMWHAAYDMSRATYDMSRAAYDMWHAAYDMWHAAYDMWHAAYDMSHAAYDMSHAAYDMSRATYDMSPAAYDMSPAAYDMWHAAYDMSHAAYDMWHATYDMWHAAYDMSHAAYDMWYAAYDMWHAAYDMSRAAYDMSRATYDMWHATYDMWHAAYDMSHAAYDMWYAAYDMWHAAYDMSRAAYDMSRATYDMSPAAYDMWHATYDMWHAAYDMSHAAYDMWYAAYDMWHAAYDMSRAAYDMSRATYDMSPAAYDMWHAAYDMWHAAYDMSRATYDMSPAAYDMWHAAYDMWHAAYDMSHAAYDMWHAAYDMSRAAYDMSRATYDMSPAAYDMWHATYDMWHAAYDMSPATYDMPPATYDMSPAAYDMSRAAYDMSRATYDMSPAAYDMWHAAYDMSPATYDMWHAAYDMSPATYDMPPATYDMSPAAYDMWHAAYDMSRAAYDMSRAAYDMWHAAYDMLHDNK, from the coding sequence TGCGGCATACGACATGTCGCGTGCGGCATACGACATGTCGCGTGCGACATACGACATGTCGCGTGCGACATACGACATGTCGCGTGCGACATACGACATGTCGCCTGCGGCATACGACATGTGGCATGCGGCATACGACATGTGGCATGCGGCATACGACATGTCGCATGCGGCATACGACATGTGGCATGCGGCATACGACATGTCGCATGCGGCATACGACATGTGGCATGCGGCATACGACATGTCGCGTGCGACATACGACATGTCGCCTACGGCATACGACATGTGGCATGCGGCATACGACATGTGGCATGCGGCATACGACATGTCGCGTGCGACATACGACATGTCGCGTGCGGCATACGACATGTGGCATGCGGCATACGACATGTCGCGTGCGGCATACGACATGTCGCGTGCGGCATACGACATGTCGCGTGCGGCATACGACATGTCGCGTGCGGCATACGACATGTCGCGTGCGACATACGACATGTCGCGTGCGACATACGACATGTCGCGTGCGACATACGACATGTCGCCTGCGGCATACGACATGTGGCATGCGGCATACGACATGTGGCATGCGGCATACGACATGTCGCATGCGGCATACGACATGTGGCATGCGGCATACGACATGTCGCATGCGGCATACGACATGTGGCATGCGGCATACGACATGTCGCGTGCGGCATACGACATGTCGCGTGCGACATACGACATGTCGCCTACGGCATACGACATGTGGCATGCGGCATACGACATGTGGCATGCGGCATACGACATGTCGCGTGCGACATACGACATGTCGCGTGCGGCATACGACATGTGGCATGCGGCATACGACATGTGGCATGCGGCATACGACATGTGGCATGCGGCATACGACATGTCGCATGCGGCATACGACATGTCGCATGCGGCATACGACATGTCGCGTGCGACATACGACATGTCGCCTGCGGCATACGACATGTCGCCTGCGGCATACGACATGTGGCATGCGGCATACGACATGTCGCATGCGGCATACGACATGTGGCATGCGACATACGACATGTGGCATGCGGCATACGACATGTCGCATGCGGCATACGACATGTGGTATGCGGCATACGACATGTGGCATGCGGCATACGACATGTCGCGTGCGGCATACGACATGTCGCGTGCGACATACGACATGTGGCATGCGACATACGACATGTGGCATGCGGCATACGACATGTCGCATGCGGCATACGACATGTGGTATGCGGCATACGACATGTGGCATGCGGCATACGACATGTCGCGTGCGGCATACGACATGTCGCGTGCGACATACGACATGTCGCCTGCGGCATACGACATGTGGCATGCGACATACGACATGTGGCATGCGGCATACGACATGTCGCATGCGGCATACGACATGTGGTATGCGGCATACGACATGTGGCATGCGGCATACGACATGTCGCGTGCGGCATACGACATGTCGCGTGCGACATACGACATGTCGCCTGCGGCATACGACATGTGGCATGCGGCATACGACATGTGGCATGCGGCATACGACATGTCGCGTGCGACATACGACATGTCGCCTGCGGCATACGACATGTGGCATGCGGCATACGACATGTGGCATGCGGCATACGACATGTCGCATGCGGCATACGACATGTGGCATGCGGCATACGACATGTCGCGTGCGGCATACGACATGTCGCGTGCGACATACGACATGTCGCCTGCGGCATACGACATGTGGCATGCGACATACGACATGTGGCATGCGGCATACGACATGTCGCCTGCGACATACGACATGCCGCCTGCGACATACGACATGTCGCCTGCGGCATACGACATGTCGCGTGCGGCATACGACATGTCGCGTGCGACATACGACATGTCGCCTGCGGCATACGACATGTGGCATGCGGCATACGACATGTCGCCTGCGACATACGACATGTGGCATGCGGCATACGACATGTCGCCTGCGACATACGACATGCCGCCTGCGACATACGACATGTCGCCTGCGGCATACGACATGTGGCATGCGGCATACGACATGTCGCGTGCGGCATACGACATGTCGCGTGCGGCATACGACATGTGGCATGCGGCATACGACATGTTGCATGACAACAAATAA